The Candidatus Rokuibacteriota bacterium genome contains the following window.
GCCGGTGACCAGAAGCCGATGCTGGTCGCTCTCGAGGGGGAGCTCTGCGTGAGCTGCCACGGCGCCCTGCTCGCGAAGGCGAAGGGGGGCAAGAGCCACTTGCCCTTCGAGGCCCGCCAGTGCAGTGCCTGTCACGTGCCCCACGCCAGCGACACGAAGAGCCTGGTCGCCGGGAAGGGGACCGAGGTGTGCACAGCCTGTCACGACGATCTCCTCGGGAAGGCGACGCCCGTCCTGAGCACGCACCTCCCGGTGAAGCAGGACTGCACGGCCTGCCACGAGCCCCACGCGAGCGTCAACGAGGCCCAGCTGAAACGGCCGCCGAAGGAACTGTGCCTGACGTGTCACACGAAGCTCGGCGACCGGATCAAGAAGGCCAAGGCCACGGTGCATCCCCCGGCGGCGAAGGGGGAGTGCGCCCAGTGTCATGCGGGCCACGAGTCGCGCCAGCCGAATCTGCTCAAGGCCAGCCCGCCCGCCGTCTGCACGACCTGTCACGCGGTGGCGGTGGCGAAGATCGTGAAGGCGCACGGGGGGGTGCCCATCACGAACGCCTCGTGCACCGGCTGCCATGATCCACACGTGTCGGACGGCGCCGGGCTCTTCCATCCCGTCGGCCACAAGCCATTCCTCGGAAAGGTGTGCTCGGCGTGCCACAAGTGAGCCTGCGCTGGTCGCGTCTGCTGCTGTTCGGCCTCGCCATCGGCACGCTGACGTTGCTGGGGCGTTCGGTGCCCGTGCCGGCCCAGGTGGAGCTCAAGGCCAAGGGGGCGGATCTCTGCCTGCCCTGCCACGCCGAGCTCAGGCAGAAGTTCAGCGGCCCCTACGTCCACACGCCGCTCAAGACGGGGAACTGCGAGGGCTGCCACAATCCCCACGCCGCCAGGTTCCCGAAGCTCCTGGCGAAGCAGGGCGGCGAGCTCTGCTTCGCCTGCCACGCCAAGGCCAGGGCGGCCTTCGCCAAGAAGGTGGTGCACCGGCCGGTGCGGGACGGGCAGTGCACCGCCTGCCACGACCCGCACGCGGGGCGCGAGAAGTTCCAGCTCACCCGGGCCGGCGGCGCGCTCTGTCTCACCTGCCACGCGCGACTGGTGGAAAAGCCGAAGGCCGTCTCCCATGCGCCGTTCAAGGACGGGGAGTGCATGCTGTGTCACGACCCGCACGCCTCCGATGAGCGCGCGCTGCTCACGGCGCGCTCCGGGGACCTCTGTCAGTCCTGCCACGACCTCAAGGCGCCCCGCGTGAGCAGAGCGCACGGGCCCTTCTCCGTGGAGAAGGCCGCGTGCGAGCAGTGCCACAGCCCACACGCCTCTGACGGGAAGGCGCTGGCGAAGCCCGTGAGCCACAGGCCCTTCGCCCAGGGCCGCTGCGGTTCCTGCCATCAGGTGGGGTCTCCCGACCCGCGGCAGACGGTCCTGATCGGAAAAGACCTCTGCCTCACGTGTCACCCGGCGATGGCGCAGGAGATGAAGAAGAAGACGGTGCACGCGCCCGTGAGGGCGGGCCAGTGCACGGCCTGCCATCAGCCCCACGGCTCGGAGGTGAAGGGCCTCCTCGTGTCCAGCGAGCGGGAGGCCTGTCTCACGTGCCACCAGAAGGTCCAGGAGCGCATCAAGGCGTCACGGTCGGTGCATCCCGAGAAGGCCGGTGAGGGGCGATGCACGATCTGCCACGCTCCGCATGGCTCGGAGCAGCCGAAGCTGGCTTCGGGCGAGCCGCTCAAGGTCTGCGCCTCCTGCCACGCCTCGCACGCGGGATTGTCGCACCCGATGGGCGCGGGCATCGTGGACCCGCGGACGAAGACGACGCTCACGTGCCTGTCGTGCCACGACGTGCACGGCACGGCGCTGCCGAACCTGCTGACCTTCGCCAAGGAGCGGGCGCTCTGCATCCAGTGCCACAAGGCCCTCCGCTGACCGCCATCTAAGGCCGGCCCTGGGGCGCACGCGCCCCACGGTGGCCGGGATGCCTCGCCGAGGCCTGCACTTTCCTCCCCCGGAGCCCTATCTTTCAATCTGTTAGAGCCCGTCCAGCCTGGCACAGAGGTTGCGTGGAGCCTCTACGAGCGGCTCCCAACAAATAGGCAGGAGGGCGGAATGCGGAAAGGCGGAGAAGCAGCTTCGGAGGCGAGGCCAGTGGGCGCGCGTTCTCGGCTCGTGGGGGCGATCGTCGCCGCCGTCGCGGTCGCGGCGTTGGCGGCGGCTGTCTGGCGTCCCGACGCTTCGCCGGCGAGGGCGGATGGCCCGGCACTGGCGCGGGGTGCGCCCGCGGCGGTCGTGGCGCGCCGGGAGACGCGGCCGACGCTGGAGCCGGCGCGGTTCGTCGGCAAGGCGCGGACCGCACACCAGGTCGCCCGCGACATCCCCGACGTCCTCGACCAGCTGTACTGCTACTGCGAGTGCGACAAGCACATGGGGCACAGGAGCCTGCTCTCGTGCTACACCGACGGGCACGCCGCCACCTGAGACATCTGCATGGACGAGGCGCTGGATGCGTCTCGCATGGTGAAAGCCGGGTACCCCGTGACCCGCATCCGTGCCGAGATCGACCGCAAGTACGGACGATGATCCGCGGCCTGCTGGTGACCGCGCTGGTGACGCTCCTGCCCGCCCTCGTGGCGGCCCATGGCGAGCACGGCCCGGCGGCCCCGCTGGGCGCCTCCGCCACGGTGGCCGGGTACGAGATCGAGCTGCTGAGCGGGAGGGGTGCACTCCGGCCGGGAGAGCAGGGGGAGGTGGTGGCCAAGGTCGGCCGCGCCGGCTCTTTCGCGCCGATCTCGGGCGGCACCGTGCTGATCGGGTTCGGCGCCGATGGCGCGCTGCAGGAGCCGCAGGCGGCCCGCGAGGTGACCTGGGCGGGCAGCTACGTCGTGACCGTGACCCCCGCGCGGAGCGGGGAGCATCGCGTGCGCGTGGTGCTGGCGGCCCTCGAGGGGCGCCGCTTCGAGCCTGCCCTGGTGCTGGAGATGCCGATCACCGTGTCGGGCGCCGCGGGCATGGGCGCGGCCGCGTGGACGCTGGTGGCCTTGCTGGGCGGGGGCGCGCTGGCGGGGCTGTACCTGGTGGGGATGCGGAGCCGGCTCGGCGTGGCCTCGCGAGAGCCCGTGAACCTCTTGGCCGTGCCGTGGCTCCGCCGGACCCTGACCTCGCGCGTGTTCCAGCCTGCGCTGCAAGTCCCGCTGCTCCTGCTCATGGGCGTGATCGTCGTCCTGGGCTTCGTCGATGTCCAGGAGGGCGGCGTCAACCTCGCCACCAAGCTCACCTGGACGATCTGGTGGGCCGGCATCATCTTCACCTTCGTGCTCGTCGGGCGCGTCTGGTGCCTGGCCTGTCCCTTCGGCGCGCTCAACGAGTGGACCTCGCGGCTGGCGGGGGCGGCCCGTCGGCTGCCGAAGCCCTTCCGCAACATCTCGTGGGCCACGGGAATGTTCGTCCTGCTCACCTGGGCCGACGAGCAGCTGGGGGTGGTGCGCTCCCCGCAGGTCACGGCGTGGATCGTGGTGTTCTTCGCCGTGTTCGCGGTGGCGGTGGGCCTCGTCTTCGAACGCCGGAGCTTCTGTCGCTACCTCTGCCCCATCGGCGGGCTCATCGGGATCTACTCCATGACCGCGCCCGTGGAGCTCCGGAGGAAGGACGAGGCGCAGTGCCGGAGCCACCGCGAC
Protein-coding sequences here:
- a CDS encoding 4Fe-4S binding protein → MIRGLLVTALVTLLPALVAAHGEHGPAAPLGASATVAGYEIELLSGRGALRPGEQGEVVAKVGRAGSFAPISGGTVLIGFGADGALQEPQAAREVTWAGSYVVTVTPARSGEHRVRVVLAALEGRRFEPALVLEMPITVSGAAGMGAAAWTLVALLGGGALAGLYLVGMRSRLGVASREPVNLLAVPWLRRTLTSRVFQPALQVPLLLLMGVIVVLGFVDVQEGGVNLATKLTWTIWWAGIIFTFVLVGRVWCLACPFGALNEWTSRLAGAARRLPKPFRNISWATGMFVLLTWADEQLGVVRSPQVTAWIVVFFAVFAVAVGLVFERRSFCRYLCPIGGLIGIYSMTAPVELRRKDEAQCRSHRDKECYQGGAGGRGCPMLEFPQALDRNNYCTLCGECLRACSRDNLALRFRAFGKDLWASGRRLLDESYLAVALVGITLVVTAQMLSAWPGLISQLARWLPGWVRGALRPVTYLGMIESGILLVGALVIVPALVYGGARLADRLAGAQGLGSRRTFVTFGYMFVPVGLALHLAHNLAHLLLEGGGIVPAVQRAVATYTPLSLGAPGWMPAPLASEAVVGLLQMGILAGFFVLSLVAGQRIALRVYADPRAARRALAPMAALSFAFTVAGIVLLNQPMGMRHGM
- a CDS encoding cytochrome c3 family protein, which codes for MPQVSLRWSRLLLFGLAIGTLTLLGRSVPVPAQVELKAKGADLCLPCHAELRQKFSGPYVHTPLKTGNCEGCHNPHAARFPKLLAKQGGELCFACHAKARAAFAKKVVHRPVRDGQCTACHDPHAGREKFQLTRAGGALCLTCHARLVEKPKAVSHAPFKDGECMLCHDPHASDERALLTARSGDLCQSCHDLKAPRVSRAHGPFSVEKAACEQCHSPHASDGKALAKPVSHRPFAQGRCGSCHQVGSPDPRQTVLIGKDLCLTCHPAMAQEMKKKTVHAPVRAGQCTACHQPHGSEVKGLLVSSEREACLTCHQKVQERIKASRSVHPEKAGEGRCTICHAPHGSEQPKLASGEPLKVCASCHASHAGLSHPMGAGIVDPRTKTTLTCLSCHDVHGTALPNLLTFAKERALCIQCHKALR